TCCTTATTGGGGAAGCTTAAAATCCCTACTGACTTGCCTTCATCAGATTATCAGAGGACAAAACGCAAATTAGAAACATACGAGAGTGTAAGTTAATACTAATTCAGCGagaattattcaaaatggTTCTTTCAACTAATAATGTATAGCATGGTTTCACCATGGATTCCACCAGTTTGAGCATACTTGCGAAATTTGAAAGGATGTTGCTTCAAAACGAAGAAGCTAGATccaaatttgaagaaacagaagaagaaagattAATGGAAAATGCTGAAGAGAATGAACATGCTGGAGCTGAAGCCATATCTGGCGAAATTATTCCTGATACAGTGGAAGCCAACATGGAAGACGAGGAGGAAGTTTATGTTaaacaagaagaagatctttaaatcaattgagACAGATCCTTTCTATGAAGTTCACGGAATCCCTTCCGCATATCTTTCAGAAACTGATAAAAGTCTCTAGTGCGATTAACCTTGTTTACCAAATCATCAACATGTGGTAGAGGTGGATGACAATGCACGACTGAAGGGATTAGTTTAAGCTCAAAtctaaataataatttttttaatcccAAAAGATTTCTTACCTTTATAATCCCTTTCAGCAAGATTGatttgaaatgaaaattgtttgttccaatctttttcatcaatgtttgtaaatataaatcTGATGACTTCGTCATGAACTCCTTCCATTTTCAAGCCCAAATAATCTTCCCAAAATTTAAGCTCTGGATTATTATAAGAATCCTGTTTCCGTTTCGCCTCCATCTCTTGAGCCCTCAACTCTCTTTTGGACGAGATGATTGCGCGGTAATGATCAAGTTCCTCAGAGAGCTtttgtttccttttcaacATTGCATCAAGCTTTTCTTGAAACGAAAATATTTCCTGTTCTGTAATAGCTTGCTCCTCATGctctttttctaataattcCGTAAAATTCTGTTTTCGAGCCTCAGTTTGCTCAAGGCTTTTCTCTGCCTTCTTTTGTGCCTCTAGATCAATGTtaacttaaaaaagcaGAGTAATCACTATAAACGTACCATTAATTTCAGATAATTGACgcaaatattcatttttgttattcAGAAGCTTCTTTCTCTCTTCTTGCAAGAATCGATCGAAGATGCTGTTGAAAttcgaaatttttgatttcaaaCTATCGTAATCAAGTTCTATCGTTGGAAAGTTTGCCAAAGACatagaagaaaatgattttctCTAAAGTAGAGTGCTCAATGTTATGCTAATCGAAAGATGTGTGTTAATAAAACcagaatataaaaaatttctaattcatgtcaattttatatattcTATAAATCGTATTGTAGGAAATAAATCTAATAGATTGTTTGGTGGCTTTTATTTAGCAAAAGCTTTGGTTCCACTAAAAGTCATAGGCATTTATTCGAGACTTGCAATTTCACGGCATAAAGCAATAAAACCGTTTAATTTCTCCTTATGTTTAAAGCTAATAGATAGTAAAActtattttgattttatataAACACACTACAGGATTTGATGGTAGGGATTTAATCATTTCAACCATTTACGCTTCATTGTGAAACAGGTATTTGAACCATAAGCTTGACATTACTACTTTTAAGTGCCATTCATTTTTCGCTCAATTCTTTAATGTTGTAAGTACAAATCGTTCTAATTACATTTGTCTCAAGACTCGGTTAAAACACCATTTCTTTCAACgaatatattaaaattcaTGCTTCTATAGAATCTTCCACTTAAGTTCATCTCTGCATTCTGTTCAAATATAGCTTCCAGTTGCCGTTAGTTCTAATTTATGCTTTCTACGTACAAGCCTTTTGGCCTATTTTTAGGTATCCTTCATTGTTCAAACTAGTAATTAGATTAATAAAGCAcaaatttgaaactttCAAGAAGCTTTTTCATGTGATTGCATAGAATGAGAAAACCCAAAACTTAATCCTAATCGGCTAAAAAACTATGTTCTCAATACACTACCATTATTAATATACAATAAATCCAATTCTCATTTTACGAAGCAAGAGCAATTAACATAAGCTAACCGAGCTCTTAAGAAATCTGCAAATAATTGTCGAGAGCAATCATACAAGGATGCTTCACGTTTACGGTTTAGCAAACTTTGCTAGCTCTTCAGTAGAAAtagaaacaaattttaCACAATTATAAAAGCAAACGTTAAGTAATTagggaaagaaaaaggaaaacgaGAAGGacgatgaatttttaatgcatatatttttataaaacagTAAATAAGGTATTAGAGTAAAATATGCCATATGTGAGTACATTATAATAACGAGGGAAGTAAACTAACGTCTTCGAGGAGGCTTTTgcatattttgaaattgattgaGCATACCGCTGAAATCCATACCACCTGCCCCTCCGGGACCTCCGCCTCCCATCAACATGTTagccatttttgaaatatcaCCAAAGTTCATAGAACCTGGATTGAGGCCAGGCATTCCTCCCCCCATACCCATGGCTTGCATTCTTTTCTGCATAGCTGCAAGTTGACGAGGGTCTTTTTTGAGAGCTGCGGCTGGATTTCCACCAAGTTTACCCAAAATTCCATCTTTTCCTCCTATCTTTTTCGCCATTTGCGCAAATACTCGGACCTGAGAAATGGTTTCTTCTACCTCTAAAACGCTTGTACCACTACCCCTTGCAACACGTAAAACACGAGAGGGTTGTTCAACAAATAGAAGACCATCCGAATCTAACTCTTGTTCGGTCATTGAATCAACGATGTAGAGCATACGCTTCATACGCAAAGATCCCTCCTCATCATTCATACCGTTCATCATATTACTCATGCCTGGAATCATACTAGCCATTTTACTAAGTGGTCCCAATTTCATAATATTTCCGAGTTGATCTCGAAAGTCTCGGACCGTAAACTTTCCTTGCTCAAGATTTTTAAccatattctttttatcaaaatctAAAGACTGAACGTGTTCCATCAGACCTTCAAGATCACCGAGTCCGAGTAGCTTTGAGATAAAAGAACGTGGAGAAAAGCGCTCCAAATCATTAATATGTTCACCGGTACCAATGAACACGATGGGTGTCTTAGTCGCAGCCACGGCGGATAAAGCACCACCACCTTTGGCATGTCCGTCCAATTTTGTGATTATTACAGCGCCAAAGTCAGCAGTCTCTTTAAACGCTTTGCTTTGAGATTCGGCAGCTTGACCAATGCTAGCATCTAAAATCATAATTGTTTGATCTGGGCGAATAGCGTCTGAAATTTCCACCATCTCAGCAAACAACTCCTGCTCCTGCTGATGCCTACCAGATGTATCAACGATGATAACGTCAAATCTATCGTTTTTGAACTTATCAACACCTTCCTTGGCAATAACGACTGGGTCAGTCTCGGTGTAACTACCAAAGTAAGGAACACGTGCTTTGATAGCATTCTGCTTTAATTGATCAAAAGCACCAGCACGGAAAGTATCGGCAGCAACCAAACACGATTTCAAACCTCTCCTTTGGTAGTGCAGAGCAAGCTTTGAGCATGTTGTCGTTTTACCACTGCCTTGTAAACCTACCATCATGATCACTGAAGGTCTCCCTTTTTTAGGAGTAAAAGCATCAACTTTAGGGTCAACCAAACTGCAAAGTTCATCAAAGACAGCCTTCTGGACGATTCGCTTCCCATTTATACCCTGAGGCAAAGTTGAtacattgatttttttcttaatatttGAACGTAATTCTTGAACCAATCGCACATTAACATCTGTTTCCAAAAGTGCCgtacatatatttttcagcAGAGTATCGACAAgctaaataaaattattagtaAAGGTTCGTATTAAAACGATAGATATCCTAATCAAAACAGAACATTGGGAAAACAAACTAGAggtcattaaaaaaatcttcagCTGCCTAAAAGTTGCTTGGTAAGTAAACCCTTTTAGTAACTTGAAACCAAAATCTAACATtgcattattaaaaagggttttaaattttcatgtCAAGGTAACGTCGATGTAAACGAAGATAATCCCAATATGCAATCaagatatatatatataagaGATTGGATAAACCAGCTACGCAACTAGAAAAGCATATCTGTGGTAGATGATTTTTCTTATCGACAAATTTCGTAAAGCATGAAACGATGTTCATATACAGCGTGTAAAACATGGcaaatgcaaaatttttgaagaaatcaAGCAAAGAtgtattaaatatttttataaatgaCATGGCTCACTCTCCGTATGAGAACAAATTTTCGATAGAATAAAACATACCTCTTCATTCACTGAAGTGGCCTTAGAAAAGTCCCCTAACGCAGAGTTCAAACGACGCCCTAAATCTGCAAAAACCATTTTGTCAGATTAAAAACTTCCAACCAGGCAATTTGAAGTTCGTCAAATGTGGTTGGTAGAGGATGAAGTCGTTAAGGACATGCAGTGTCTTCAAGCGAAAAGTCAATAGACAATTGAGGCAATATGATAAATGCCTAAAGATGAAGTAAAGAAGAGTTTGatattatctttttaaaaaatattttcactGAGTTTAATACCGAGTTATTTCGCCTGCAagctttttattgttttcaGTATAGGTGATATATCGACAGGATAGCGCAGCACAGCATTCCTATATAATACCTTGTTTGtataatattttagaaTTAATCTATAGCAAAAGTTCAGTAGGTAtaatcttaaaaaataaaatacttaTTAAGATTATACTCATGTGTAAAAGTGTTTGACTAGGTCCTGACAATTATTGATGCTTCTCTTTCTCACATTTGTAATAGAAACACGAATCGTAAATTCCGTGGTGGCTAACTTTGTCCCACAATCTTTTGATTCATACTTGCTGTAGTTTGTGTTTTAAGACGCTAATAGAAAAAGATCTAAAAGATTGatatttgaaactttttatatatttttcaggCGTATGTTCTTATTCACcttaaacttttttggaatttttcGTGCGTTAATCCAGCAATTAGTCTTAAGATCCAGTTTTTCCAAACTTCACGAAGGAAAGCACTTCCAAGTCCTTATAAGAGCCAGAATGAATTGCAATTAGctgttttttcaatataaGACTAAAGATAAAGAATCGTTAACCCCTTAACacaaaatttgaaaaagaaataacaTTTACTACGCGTTATGGGTGAATAgttatatttgtttacataaTAGACTTAAATAGAGAGGTGACGCGttactttattaaaataaagatttgttatatgaaaaaaagtaattagAGCTCTTTTAAATGCTGTAAACATTTTCCGCTACACAGTGTATTTCGTAAAAATATGTACAAATTTAAAGGCGAACACGGAATTCTGGGAACAACATTTGGGTGgttatttgtaaaaacgATAATAAAAGACTCTTTTTAGACCATCTAATTCCTCTAAACGTGcgaaaattatttcttttcggACGCTAAATTGGTCTCGTGTTGCAATATTTAAACattcaatttcttgttGAATTTTAACGTGGATGGCAGTATGAGCGAAATTAACGACTTTACGAATTCAATTATTATCAATGAAAGTGATACGAAATACGAGGTTTACTCTGAGGTGAATTCCAGTAATAGATGGATTGCCAAAGAGGATTGCCCTAGCCCGTTGGAAGATGTATGGCTTCTAAAATTAGCAGGCCATAAGAGAAAATTGGAAGAGCCTCTAAGTTGCATGCGTAATGAAGAACCTGCATCCAAACAAAGAGagatagaaaaatttttacggACTGATTTGGATCACTCTGAAAATGACTTTTTAACTCAAGAGGTCGATGAATTCCCTTCTACCCAGCAGTTATTTCCTATTCCTTTGCAAAATGACACTGCCTTTGATTCTTCGGAAGAATCTATTACTAAATCTTCTAAATCCTCGTTCAGCGTGCTAGATATTGGCCTTCCAATGTCTGCGCTTCAAAGGAAAATGATGCATCGGTTGGTTCAATACTTTGCCTTTTGTATTGACCATTTTTGTACTGGTCCTAGCGATTCAAGAATCCAAGAAAAAATACgtctttttattcaatcTGCTCATAACATTGCAAAGCATCCTAGTCTGTATGATACTGAAGTTCGAAATCCCTCCGCTGCTGAATCCACTAATTCCCACGTTTCTTTAGATGCTTCTAATTTCTCTTCATATGCCgaaaattcttcaaaatttctttttttgcaagaattattcaaaaatcttTCCCCCTCTTATTCTaagacattttttttatttatctcCAACCAATTTCTTGCAAACACACTTACTCAATGGCTAAAATCTCAAAACATTGATGCTGAGTTATGGGCTGAAGAGGATGCAAAGACTAGCCAACATCCAGCAATTTGGATTTGTGTGTCCAAAAAGGCTCCCTCCGcttctcattttcttcaatcttGCCCAGATTTGAGTGCaaccattttttatgatatCGAAGCATACATGAGTGTCACTAGTTCCTTGCCCTCTATTCAAAGCCTTGTCCTTAGGCTCATTCACTTGGGATCTATAGAACATGCCataaaatgttttcaatCATCTTACAATGCCTCATTTTTAGTGAACATTGTGGGTGTGGTTGCCACTCTTAGTTCTTCTTCCGAGGAAAATTCAGAAGCTTCAAATTTGAGCACTTTGTTTGAGAAATCTGGGAACTTTGAGGAAATCCTAGGCTCAGAATCTCACTCTTCTATTACAGAAAAAACTCGAGATATTGCTAAAAATGTTGCGACCTGgttaaaaaatggagaaaaCTTCTCTTCTTGGCCACTACCTCCTCTAATGGATTTAGCAAGCTTATCGGTTGCAGAACCAAGGGATTCTCAGCCTTCTGTTTCTCAGGTGAACGATACTTTTGTCAAATCATCTGATAGTACATTTCCTTCGTCGCAAAGCATGCAATCACCTTCCAAACTCCACTCTTTAACAAGTAATGCCACCGATTTACTGTCATCAAGCTCactaaagaaaaactttttttctcaacaGGAAGCTGATGAGGTAGAACTTTCCAATAATTATGATCTCCAAGGTGCAGCTGTCCAATACCTGCAGCGTCGTTTAAGAATGGTAGAAGATGAATTACACGAAGCCATTAATTCCAAAAACGTACAACAAAGTCGCTCAGAGGAGTTGGAGCAGCAAATTTCTAAGCTGACGGATAATTTACAAGAATACAGAAACACTGTTCGAGAGCTCAAGCTGGATTTGGAGAAAtcgaagaaaaagaatgaagaCCTTTCAAAGCTAGAAGTTGAGAAGGTTGAAGAAATCGCAAACCTTAAAAAAGAGCTTACCCACTTAGCTAAGCAACAAGAATTTGGCTTTAAATATGTACAAGAATTTTCGAATGAAGATCTACAAGGCAAATTAATTGAAGCcaacgaaaaaaattacaaactTACTCAACTGTTAAAAACACAGAAAGAAGACGCTGATTTCATTACTAATCAATATCAAAATGCATCTACTTTTGCTGCTGAGCAAAGCAAAGAGGTTGCGAAACTTCAAGCTGAATGTAAGCGCTTACAAGCTATAAATTCTAAAGTTATGGAAGAGGTAAAAGTTTATAATGATTCAAGGGTAGAAGCATTACTCGCTAAGGTCTCTTCTCTGGAGGAGaccttaaaaattttagagcAGAAGTCTCTTCCCAAATTTACTCCACATAATCAATCACCAAGGATTATTGATTCTAACTAAATCATTAACGATCAAGAACTTCAGTGGAATCAACTATAAAAAGTTCGTTTAGTCATACGGTTATTTGATTAAATTATGTCGTAATCAgcttttaatgaaacaattttaattgtattaatttttcaacagttgcaaaaatatattggTTTTCTTCATATATTCATCAAGAAGTTAGACATTTCGTTACATACTAGATTCAATGATCTATgtcattaattttgaatttgtttttgaaagattttAATTGTATCAAATTCGAATATGCATCCTCAAAAGATGCAATATCAACATTgatgaaataattttttatgcttCATATCATTTTGTTATGCTCGCAATATCGAACCTGTATAAAACTTCATGCACCTTATGCTCAACAGGTAAGGACCAAACAACCAGCAAGGATTGTAAAGCCTTTAAAtactaatttttcatcTGAATAGCACGGTCGAGTATATTCGGCTTCTTACTATCTTTCTTAGCACGATCCAAAGCCAATGTACCGTTTAGTTTTTCAACAACATCATATGTAATGTCTTCATCATTCAAATAGACAACTCTATTGTTATCAAAATCCACCACACAGAATTTAATAACGCTGAAAATGCTTTCTGGATACTGTGTGCGAGCTGCAAGACGTAGTTTTGTATCGATGAATTTTTCCTGGGGTTTAATGACAAAACTAAACGGAATTCCATGAATTCTTGCAATATCCTTGTGGAAATGATGGACCTGTACAATTTTCTCTTCGGGGTATAGCTGCAGCTGGTCTAAGGGTACGACTTCACCAACTAAAGTAGCGGCAGGATTAATGGTCCTTATAAGAGTCCTCAACGAAAGATCACGATGATATCTACTCTCAAAAACCTCATATACCctaacttttttctttcgcAAATCGCTATCC
Above is a genomic segment from Schizosaccharomyces pombe strain 972h- genome assembly, chromosome: III containing:
- the ccq1 gene encoding shelterin complex HEAT repeat subunit Ccq1; this encodes MSEINDFTNSIIINESDTKYEVYSEVNSSNRWIAKEDCPSPLEDVWLLKLAGHKRKLEEPLSCMRNEEPASKQREIEKFLRTDLDHSENDFLTQEVDEFPSTQQLFPIPLQNDTAFDSSEESITKSSKSSFSVLDIGLPMSALQRKMMHRLVQYFAFCIDHFCTGPSDSRIQEKIRLFIQSAHNIAKHPSLYDTEVRNPSAAESTNSHVSLDASNFSSYAENSSKFLFLQELFKNLSPSYSKTFFLFISNQFLANTLTQWLKSQNIDAELWAEEDAKTSQHPAIWICVSKKAPSASHFLQSCPDLSATIFYDIEAYMSVTSSLPSIQSLVLRLIHLGSIEHAIKCFQSSYNASFLVNIVGVVATLSSSSEENSEASNLSTLFEKSGNFEEILGSESHSSITEKTRDIAKNVATWLKNGENFSSWPLPPLMDLASLSVAEPRDSQPSVSQVNDTFVKSSDSTFPSSQSMQSPSKLHSLTSNATDLLSSSSLKKNFFSQQEADEVELSNNYDLQGAAVQYLQRRLRMVEDELHEAINSKNVQQSRSEELEQQISKLTDNLQEYRNTVRELKLDLEKSKKKNEDLSKLEVEKVEEIANLKKELTHLAKQQEFGFKYVQEFSNEDLQGKLIEANEKNYKLTQLLKTQKEDADFITNQYQNASTFAAEQSKEVAKLQAECKRLQAINSKVMEEVKVYNDSRVEALLAKVSSLEETLKILEQKSLPKFTPHNQSPRIIDSN
- the srp54 gene encoding signal recognition particle subunit Srp54, with translation MVFADLGRRLNSALGDFSKATSVNEELVDTLLKNICTALLETDVNVRLVQELRSNIKKKINVSTLPQGINGKRIVQKAVFDELCSLVDPKVDAFTPKKGRPSVIMMVGLQGSGKTTTCSKLALHYQRRGLKSCLVAADTFRAGAFDQLKQNAIKARVPYFGSYTETDPVVIAKEGVDKFKNDRFDVIIVDTSGRHQQEQELFAEMVEISDAIRPDQTIMILDASIGQAAESQSKAFKETADFGAVIITKLDGHAKGGGALSAVAATKTPIVFIGTGEHINDLERFSPRSFISKLLGLGDLEGLMEHVQSLDFDKKNMVKNLEQGKFTVRDFRDQLGNIMKLGPLSKMASMIPGMSNMMNGMNDEEGSLRMKRMLYIVDSMTEQELDSDGLLFVEQPSRVLRVARGSGTSVLEVEETISQVRVFAQMAKKIGGKDGILGKLGGNPAAALKKDPRQLAAMQKRMQAMGMGGGMPGLNPGSMNFGDISKMANMLMGGGGPGGAGGMDFSGMLNQFQNMQKPPRRR
- the spc25 gene encoding Ndc80 complex subunit Spc25 encodes the protein MSLANFPTIELDYDSLKSKISNFNSIFDRFLQEERKKLLNNKNEYLRQLSEINEAQKKAEKSLEQTEARKQNFTELLEKEHEEQAITEQEIFSFQEKLDAMLKRKQKLSEELDHYRAIISSKRELRAQEMEAKRKQDSYNNPELKFWEDYLGLKMEGVHDEVIRFIFTNIDEKDWNKQFSFQINLAERDYKVVHCHPPLPHVDDLVNKVNRTRDFYQFLKDMRKGFRELHRKDLSQLI